Genomic segment of Pelmatolapia mariae isolate MD_Pm_ZW linkage group LG6, Pm_UMD_F_2, whole genome shotgun sequence:
AGATGACTGAACCAGCTGATCAGAAGACATATAAACCATCTGTAACAGATGTAATAAGTACCGGTATAGTGGAAAATAATGTGTTACGACCTGCTCACCCTTCtccctctggcattaacattaCAGATGACGCGCATACTGTGAGTTCCCCTCCTTTTGCAGATGAAagtgaggaagaagaggaagtggGCATTGATATTATGGAACTGAACACATTAAATAACAACAGCAAGTCTTTCCAACCTTTATATTTAGCTTCCACTAATCAAGAGCCAGACTCAGCTTTGCATGCAAAACCCTCAGATAAACACCAGGAGGGGCTGTTGTTAAAGAACCAACGTGAACCTGCCCTCAGAGGTGTAAACCAGGAAGCAGGACAACAGGTGCCTGGCCAGGGATCTCCACCTTTGTCGACCGTTGCCATGGAGCCGTCCAATCCAGGTGGGGCTGCTTCTGCTACAGGCTTTGCTTGCGTTGTTGCTGTGAGAGAAAGGCACAGCAGGGCGGGGGAAAGAACAGAGGGAGAAAATGAGCAAACAGGTGGGGAGGAAGGGCAGAAAGAGAGCGGACTTAAAAGGAACAAGCCAGCTGGGCAGCAACACAGCGGGGGACTGTTAAGATATTCACAAACAGTCCAAATACAAGAGCCGGAGATAGAAAAATATAGCTGTGGTGTGTCTCTGAAGCCCAGCAAACACACCAGGATGGAGAATGACTCATGTGACGATAGCCAGAGTGACAGTGGAGTATCAGCTGATTTCTCCCCGTCCAACACTTTGGAGAGCTCTCCATCAACTGTATCCAGAGAGACTCCCATTGAGAGGGAGATCCGAAGGTCTATAGAGCGGGAACATAGCCTGAGAAGATCCAGAGGGCTTCCAAATCTACGCATTACTCCAGAGTATGTAGAGGTTCCCTTAAGAAAAACTGTTCTTTCCAATTCAGTAGCTGCGAAGACTGAGTGGTGTCAAGACAAAGATAGAGAGTTTGCTGGCAAAAAGATGCTGTATGAGATTCAAACGGAGACCCAGAGGGAGCAGGATCTGGTCAAGCTTGGGAAAATTCCAGGTTTTTATGATAAAGGCACAGTCCGACAAATAAGGGAGAAGAAACAGATCTTTGAGACCTTTCAGACACCCAGTGACTCAACTTTTACAGCCTCAACCAGTCGCAGGGCCCCATCAGTTTCTTCTGTCAGCAATGGTTCAACTCCCAAGAAGCAGGAAGACATCTCATCACAAGTGTCCACCACAGAAGACACACGTGTCGAGAAGAGACACAGTTTGGATCTTCTTAGCCCGACACAGACCCCAAACTCTCCCATAGGACGGGGCGTAACCAAAAACAGTCTTCAAGGACCGGGTATCTCACAGGGGACAAGTCGACAAGTCATAATCTTAGAGAACAACCTGAAGAACACAACACAGAAGAAGCACCAAGACAAATCAGAGGGTATTACTGTTGTCGACTCTGGAAGTCCTTACATCTTATTGTCACAGAAAGGAGGGAATGAAAAAGTAacagaaaaaagacaagaaaaggaggaggtggaggattTAGTACCCAAGGAGAACCCCTTTTTCAAGCTGCGCTCTTCAAATAATTTAGAGAAAGTGAAGGAGGATATCCAGGAGGCCCAGAAGAGGGAGAAGGAGCTTCGCAAGCAGAGGATTAGTCTGTATGGGGGCagtggtggtgttggtggtaCACAAGGACAAGGAgggggagaaagagagggaggaaggCCAGTCAGCATGGAGTTAAAGAGTCCTGTGCTGTCATTAAACGGACTGTCCGTTGCTGACGCACCTGGGTCATCATCCAAAGGAGAAACTGGACCCTCAGCAGGTTAGTGTAGGCCTGTGTTGGACTCTGGGTGAGCATGTGTGTAAGGGTGTAATTGATTCTGTTTGTGCCCGCCAGCTCACATAggctggtgtgtgtgtatgactgGTTGagcgtgggtgtgtgtgtcatttttatatcCGCGGCTAGATGATGAAAAACCCCTGAAACAGCTCAGTGAGCacattatttcattttccttATGGTCAGTGGAAAACCTCAAAACAGCTTTCGAATCTACTGTTAGCTATTATGAGCAATAACTTTGCACTGGAGTCCATAAGCTGGCCAGCCAGAAAATAAAATTCTGTAACTCCACAAAAAATGTAGCACCTAACCTGTCATATTAATTGTGAAAAGCTGAGGCAGGGAAAAACCTGGCTCATATTTCAACGCTATTGTGTCAGGGAAGAAAGGAGCTGGGTGAAAGAGTCCAATCTGGGAATTAAGTCCGAAATCAGCATTCAAAAGGTGGATATAATCTGATACAgagtttgtgcatgtgtgtgcgtgtgtgtagaCTATTGCTGCCTATAGTGTATCTCTGGGAAATTTTGTTTGCCTGTATTATACAGTAGTGATTTCCAGGTGGGGTACTTGCTATTGTGTCAGCAATCCAGGGATCTTTATATGCTTGGTTTAAATAGTCAGCTAAGAAAATGGGCTAAATAGTTTAAATAATAAGTTAGTGACCTTAAATAAAGGGAGAAAAACAACTGCTAAATAGCCAAGTTAGCTACAGATAAATAGCTGAAATCAATACAGTTACAATAAAGATgaaacatatatttatatatttatatatttacagatatttatatttttatattatttttaaagatatgGGTTTCGGCAGAGAGTTTAGTTTTGAGCTATATATATGTCTGTAACGTACATCTATACTATTAGATTGGTGGATATTCATATTAAACGTAGTTTGAGTTAGTAACGTTAGCTTATAGCTTTAGCTAAGATGAAAGCTAAGGTTAGCTTAAAGCTTTTCCACCTGAGCCAAAATCTCAGGCTCCTCTGAACGCTTGATTTCaaacttctgtttttccttctccAGCTCTGCATGATGTTAAAAACAGGATACTGTTATATGGTCATTTCAAAACCAGCCCTGGCAGTGAGCATCGCCCTGCTAACAGAAGGCTCAAACCTTCTGTTGGGGCAAAGATTAAGATAGAGAAtcaggattattttgaactgtgaatgaCGCAAAGCTACTCcagtagagtccaagaataaaaatatgaataacacaagctgagatttaaaaaacagtgCTAAATAATTCAAATTACAAACGTTTGATATATGATTTTGAAGGGCATTTTGAAAGAGTGCTTGGCTGTGAtacatcagaaaaaaaagactgggAGGCATTGCTCTACAGTatgtttcagtgtgtttttttgtctgtgttgtgttgCCATGAAGGCTGATTTGTGATTACGTCAGAATGAATGAGTTAAAACGTTGTTGGTTTAACAATGAGTGACATAAACTGACCAGGGTGTGCCCACAAATTACGCCGGACAGTAACTGAAGGTCGTGCAAAGTGCAGCTGCATATTGCTTTACACATCAGGCTTTATTGCCCTTCTGTTTCTTAATTACCACTGCCTGCTTTTAGTTTCTGTTTCTCCACGTTCATGTACAGATTTCTTTCCGTCTGTTCCCTCTGCAATCCTCTGTGTCTCTTCTCATTTCTCTCTGCTGCCTCACGATGTTCAATCTTAATTTGATTCAGTGTTCACACTGCGGTGCTCAAACAACATCACAGGGGCACTTCTCCCTCACTGCTGTTCTTTCTTCATCtgcttttctcttctcttccagCACGCCTGTCAGTCAGCAAGTCATTTGTGTGGCCCCCGGTCCAGGCTGAAGACGAGAAGATTACCCGGCCAGAGGTGTGTCAGTGTTACAGCTCATCCGTCACACTACTGATTTTTAGAGTTTGTATAAATTTTACCATGTGGTACTTAATAAAACTTCGCAGTGAGTTTTAT
This window contains:
- the LOC134629277 gene encoding uncharacterized protein LOC134629277, whose product is MATKPTDWQEQCPVNLLDESVNESWARGDNFPLKGLKAPKAEPEEDIDILEPDAQVKTQREKETISKIKTADATKMENEGTARIRETEEAVMGSEQVPKNLSGGLKTQEEPEFELCEEAFPPTPSLGALSAGVHRDKEGFSSPEGEVAECISDVDVISDPTEDITSLDSQNSQEWLKASQMTEPADQKTYKPSVTDVISTGIVENNVLRPAHPSPSGINITDDAHTVSSPPFADESEEEEEVGIDIMELNTLNNNSKSFQPLYLASTNQEPDSALHAKPSDKHQEGLLLKNQREPALRGVNQEAGQQVPGQGSPPLSTVAMEPSNPGGAASATGFACVVAVRERHSRAGERTEGENEQTGGEEGQKESGLKRNKPAGQQHSGGLLRYSQTVQIQEPEIEKYSCGVSLKPSKHTRMENDSCDDSQSDSGVSADFSPSNTLESSPSTVSRETPIEREIRRSIEREHSLRRSRGLPNLRITPEYVEVPLRKTVLSNSVAAKTEWCQDKDREFAGKKMLYEIQTETQREQDLVKLGKIPGFYDKGTVRQIREKKQIFETFQTPSDSTFTASTSRRAPSVSSVSNGSTPKKQEDISSQVSTTEDTRVEKRHSLDLLSPTQTPNSPIGRGVTKNSLQGPGISQGTSRQVIILENNLKNTTQKKHQDKSEGITVVDSGSPYILLSQKGGNEKVTEKRQEKEEVEDLVPKENPFFKLRSSNNLEKVKEDIQEAQKREKELRKQRISLYGGSGGVGGTQGQGGGEREGGRPVSMELKSPVLSLNGLSVADAPGSSSKGETGPSAARLSVSKSFVWPPVQAEDEKITRPELPQSPRTPRQKSPLVLRWESGLINGHNKDLD